A genomic region of Oryza glaberrima chromosome 1, OglaRS2, whole genome shotgun sequence contains the following coding sequences:
- the LOC127759047 gene encoding uncharacterized protein LOC127759047 — protein MLSIKLPFLAILFALEENLSPRRPRALPYLVLPPPMEVEQVLSITSNSKVDNITNGDNVIIIPSVSTEEKEHINGAAETNHVAMIIAASMDRTDGDGKTTTEEETDGIAIARSASSNGSRQQDKKRGAFGLFRAMFMSFNGSASIKKRAAAAAAATMGDQKKAEAAGGGAAAAVARSSSDVASWKNLVDGMRPLRLYGHLEYYPPPSPDRSEGMSMTSSYSSAQDLQELVNGHGKEDEEEEKSSPETEDGGCSPNPIDMQAEEFIAKFYEQFRLQKSDSFNNRAD, from the coding sequence ATGTTGTCTATAAAACTCCCGTTCTTGGCGATCCTCTTCGCTTTGGAGGAGAACCTTAGCCCTCGAAGGCCTCGAGCCCTCCCCTACCTTGTTCTACCTCCTCCCATGGAGGTAGAACAAGTTCTATCTATCACCTCCAACTCCAAGGTAGACAATATCACCAATGGCGACAATGTGATCATCATCCCTAGTGTGAGCACGGAGGAGAAGGAGCACATCAATGGAGCTGCAGAGACAAATCATGTTGCGATGATCATCGCTGCTTCCATGGACAgaaccgacggcgacggcaagacgacgacggaggaggagacggacgGCATCGCCATCGCCAGGAGCGCCTCCTCCAATGGAAGCCGGCAGCAAGACAAGAAGCGGGGCGCGTTCGGCCTCTTCCGGGCGATGTTCATGTCCTTCAACGGCAGCGCCAGCATCAAGaagagggccgccgccgccgccgccgccaccatgggcGATCAGAAGAAggccgaggcggccggcggtggcgcggcggctgccgtGGCGAGGTCGTCCAGCGACGTCGCGTCGTGGAAGAACCTCGTCGACGGCATGCGCCCGCTCCGCCTCTACGGCCACCTGGAGTActacccgccgccgtcgccggacaGGAGCGAGGGCATGAGCATGACCAGCAGCTACTCGTCCGCCCAGGACCTGCAGGAGCTTGTCAATGGCCATGGAAAAGAagacgaggaagaagaaaagagttcTCCGGAGACGGAGGACGGTGGATGCAGCCCGAATCCGATCGACATGCAGGCCGAGGAGTTCATCGCGAAATTCTACGAGCAATTTAGGCTGCAAAAGTCGGACTCATTCAACAACCGAGCTGATTGA